One window of Bacteroides sp. AN502(2024) genomic DNA carries:
- a CDS encoding NuoM family protein has protein sequence MNFLSIFVLIPLLMLAGLWAARGIKAIRGVMVTGASALLIASVVLTFLYLGERSAGNTAEMLFRADMLWYAPLHISYSVGVDGISVAMLLLSAVIVFTGTFASWRLQPLTKEYFLWFTLLSMGVFGFFISVDLFTMFMFYEIALIPMYLLIGVWGSGRKEYAAMKLTLMLMGGSAFLLTGILGIYFGSGATTMNLLEIAQLHNIPFAQQCIWFPLTFLGFGVLGALFPFHTWSPDGHASAPTAVSMLHAGVLMKLGGYGCFRIAMYLMPEAANELSWIFLILTGISVVYGAFSACVQTDLKYINAYSSVSHCGLVLFAILMMNQTAATGAILQMLSHGLMTALFFALIGMIYGRTHTRDVRELAGLMKVMPFLSVCYVIAGLANLGLPGLSGFIAEMTIFVGSFQNNDQFHRVLTIIACSSIVITAVYILRLVGKILYGTCTNKHHLELTDATWDERVAVICLIVCVAGLGMAPFWVSHMIGESVLPVVSQLIP, from the coding sequence ATGAATTTCTTATCAATATTCGTACTCATCCCCTTATTGATGCTGGCCGGACTCTGGGCAGCACGAGGAATCAAAGCCATCCGAGGGGTTATGGTTACTGGCGCATCGGCACTTCTGATTGCCTCCGTCGTACTTACATTCCTGTATTTGGGAGAGCGTAGTGCCGGAAACACGGCAGAAATGCTTTTCCGTGCAGACATGCTTTGGTATGCTCCTCTTCACATATCCTATTCAGTAGGTGTTGACGGTATTTCGGTAGCCATGTTGTTATTGTCCGCCGTCATTGTATTCACCGGTACATTCGCTTCGTGGCGTCTGCAACCGCTGACGAAAGAATATTTCCTCTGGTTCACCCTATTGTCTATGGGAGTATTCGGATTCTTTATATCCGTCGATTTATTCACCATGTTCATGTTCTACGAAATCGCACTGATACCGATGTATCTGTTGATTGGTGTATGGGGATCGGGACGTAAAGAATATGCAGCCATGAAGCTGACCCTTATGCTAATGGGCGGTTCTGCTTTCCTACTGACCGGTATTCTCGGAATCTATTTCGGTTCGGGAGCAACGACCATGAACCTTCTCGAAATCGCACAGTTGCACAACATACCTTTTGCACAGCAATGCATTTGGTTCCCGCTGACTTTCCTCGGTTTCGGTGTATTGGGCGCACTTTTCCCGTTCCACACATGGAGTCCTGACGGTCACGCATCCGCCCCGACTGCTGTATCTATGCTCCATGCCGGAGTATTGATGAAACTGGGAGGTTACGGATGTTTCCGTATCGCCATGTATCTGATGCCGGAAGCAGCCAACGAACTTTCATGGATATTCCTGATACTGACAGGTATCTCGGTCGTTTACGGAGCATTCTCCGCTTGTGTACAGACCGACCTGAAATATATCAATGCCTATTCTTCCGTATCCCACTGCGGACTGGTTCTTTTCGCCATTCTGATGATGAATCAGACTGCAGCCACAGGAGCTATCCTTCAGATGCTTTCACACGGATTGATGACAGCCTTATTCTTTGCCCTGATCGGTATGATTTACGGACGTACACACACACGTGACGTTCGCGAACTTGCCGGCTTAATGAAAGTCATGCCGTTCCTTAGTGTATGTTATGTAATTGCCGGTCTTGCCAATCTCGGTCTGCCGGGATTAAGTGGTTTTATTGCTGAAATGACAATTTTCGTCGGCTCTTTCCAGAACAATGACCAATTTCACCGTGTACTGACTATCATCGCTTGTTCTTCGATTGTGATTACCGCAGTCTACATCCTGCGCCTGGTAGGTAAGATTCTATACGGAACCTGTACCAACAAACATCATCTCGAACTGACTGATGCGACTTGGGACGAACGTGTAGCCGTTATCTGCCTCATCGTTTGTGTAGCCGGACTAGGTATGGCTCCTTTTTGGGTCAGCCACATGATCGGT
- the nuoL gene encoding NADH-quinone oxidoreductase subunit L: MELTILILLLPFFSFLILGIGGKWMSHRTAGTIGTLILGAVAVLSYVTAFQYFSAPRLEDGTFDTRIPYNFTWLPFTETLHFDLGILLDPISVMMLIVISTVSLMVHIYSFGYMKGEVGFQRYYAFLSLFTMSMLGLVVATNIFQMYLFWELVGVSSYLLIGFYYTKPAAIAASKKAFIVTRFADLGFLIGILIYGYYGGTFGFTPDTVSLISGGASMLPLALGLMFVGGAGKSAMFPLHIWLPDAMEGPTPVSALIHAATMVVAGVYLVARMFPLFITYAPNTLHMVAWVGAFTAFYAASVACVQSDIKRVLAFSTISQIGFMMVALGVCTSMDPHEGGLGYVASMFHLFTHAMFKALLFLGAGSIIHAVHSNEMSSMGGLRKYMPITHWTFLIACLAIAGIPPFSGFFSKDEILAACFQYSPAMGWVMTVIAAMTAFYMFRLYYGIFWGKENKELHAHHTPHESPLAMTFPLMFLAVVTCGAGFIPFGHFISSNGESYSIHLDLSVAVTSVVIAIISIAIATWMYKNAKQPVADSLGKQFKGLHKAAYNRFYIDDIYQFITHKIIFRCISTPIAWFDRHVVDGFFDFLAWATNTTSDEIRGLQSGQVQQYAYVFLCGALALILLLIL; this comes from the coding sequence ATGGAACTAACAATTCTAATACTCCTTCTTCCTTTCTTCTCCTTCCTCATATTGGGAATCGGAGGTAAATGGATGTCCCACCGGACAGCGGGTACAATCGGTACGCTGATACTGGGAGCCGTAGCAGTACTATCCTACGTTACAGCTTTCCAATATTTCTCCGCTCCGCGACTGGAAGACGGAACGTTCGACACACGGATACCTTACAACTTCACGTGGCTTCCTTTCACAGAGACCTTACACTTCGATTTGGGTATCCTGCTCGATCCTATATCAGTAATGATGTTGATCGTCATCTCTACAGTGTCACTGATGGTACATATCTACTCTTTCGGTTACATGAAGGGTGAAGTCGGTTTTCAACGTTATTACGCTTTCTTGTCCCTGTTTACCATGTCTATGCTGGGATTGGTCGTTGCGACCAACATCTTCCAGATGTACCTTTTCTGGGAACTGGTGGGTGTAAGTTCTTATCTGTTAATCGGTTTCTACTATACAAAACCGGCTGCCATCGCCGCTTCCAAGAAAGCGTTTATTGTGACTCGCTTTGCCGACTTAGGCTTCTTGATAGGTATTCTGATTTATGGATATTATGGCGGTACATTCGGATTCACACCGGATACGGTATCCCTGATAAGCGGTGGAGCTTCCATGCTTCCGCTGGCTCTCGGACTGATGTTTGTCGGTGGCGCCGGTAAAAGTGCCATGTTCCCGTTGCATATCTGGTTGCCGGATGCAATGGAAGGCCCTACTCCAGTCAGCGCATTGATTCATGCGGCTACCATGGTCGTTGCCGGTGTATATTTGGTGGCACGTATGTTCCCTCTGTTCATTACTTATGCACCGAATACGCTGCACATGGTTGCCTGGGTAGGCGCATTTACAGCCTTCTATGCTGCCAGTGTGGCTTGCGTACAATCAGATATTAAACGCGTTCTGGCGTTCTCCACCATTTCACAGATTGGTTTCATGATGGTAGCTTTGGGGGTCTGTACTTCCATGGATCCGCACGAAGGAGGTTTGGGATACGTGGCTTCCATGTTCCATCTTTTCACACATGCGATGTTTAAGGCATTGCTCTTCCTCGGTGCAGGTAGCATTATTCATGCTGTACATTCTAATGAAATGTCCTCGATGGGAGGTTTACGCAAATACATGCCAATCACTCACTGGACATTCCTGATTGCCTGTCTCGCTATTGCCGGTATTCCTCCATTCTCGGGTTTCTTCTCGAAAGATGAGATTCTGGCAGCCTGCTTCCAATACAGTCCTGCAATGGGTTGGGTGATGACAGTAATTGCCGCGATGACTGCTTTCTATATGTTCCGTTTATACTATGGTATCTTTTGGGGCAAGGAAAACAAAGAATTGCACGCTCACCACACGCCTCATGAAAGTCCGTTAGCTATGACATTCCCTTTGATGTTCTTGGCAGTAGTAACCTGTGGGGCCGGCTTTATTCCTTTCGGACATTTCATCAGTTCGAACGGAGAGTCTTACTCCATTCATCTCGATCTGTCGGTAGCTGTCACAAGTGTGGTTATCGCCATTATTTCTATTGCCATCGCGACCTGGATGTACAAAAATGCCAAACAGCCTGTTGCCGATTCATTGGGAAAACAGTTCAAGGGATTGCACAAGGCTGCTTACAACCGTTTCTATATTGATGACATATACCAGTTCATTACGCATAAGATTATCTTCCGCTGCATCTCTACTCCTATCGCATGGTTCGACCGTCATGTAGTGGATGGATTCTTTGATTTCCTGGCATGGGCTACCAATACCACAAGCGATGAGATCCGTGGTTTGCAAAGCGGTCAGGTACAGCAATATGCGTATGTATTCCTTTGCGGTGCGCTGGCACTTATCCTACTATTAATCTTATAA
- the nuoK gene encoding NADH-quinone oxidoreductase subunit NuoK, whose protein sequence is MIHMEYYLVVSTIMMFAGIYGFFTRRNTLAILISVELMLNATDINFAVFNRFLFPEGMEGYFFALFSIAISAAETAVAIAIMINIYRNLRSIQVRNLNELKW, encoded by the coding sequence ATGATACACATGGAATATTATCTGGTAGTCTCTACCATCATGATGTTTGCAGGAATCTATGGATTTTTTACCCGCCGCAACACACTGGCTATCCTGATTTCTGTAGAGTTAATGCTGAATGCCACGGACATCAACTTCGCCGTATTCAACCGTTTCCTCTTTCCGGAAGGAATGGAAGGCTATTTCTTTGCACTCTTTTCCATTGCCATCTCGGCTGCGGAAACTGCAGTAGCCATTGCCATCATGATTAACATTTATCGTAATCTCCGAAGCATCCAGGTGCGCAACTTGAACGAGCTGAAGTGGTGA
- a CDS encoding NADH-quinone oxidoreductase subunit J has protein sequence MGSTLETVIFYFLAAFIIAMSIMTVTTQRIVRSATYLLFVLFGTAGIYFLLGYTFLGSVQIMVYAGGIVVLYVFSILLTSGEGDRAEKLKRSKAFAGLFTMVTGLAIILFITLKHNFMQTANLAPQEINIHAIGSALLSSDKYGYVLPFEAVSILLLACIIGGIMIARKR, from the coding sequence ATGGGATCAACACTTGAAACAGTAATATTCTACTTTTTGGCAGCATTTATTATTGCGATGTCCATCATGACGGTGACTACCCAACGCATCGTACGCTCGGCCACCTACCTGCTCTTCGTGCTCTTCGGCACGGCCGGCATCTATTTTTTGCTGGGTTACACCTTTCTGGGTTCCGTTCAGATAATGGTTTACGCCGGTGGTATCGTCGTTCTTTATGTATTCTCCATCCTGTTGACCAGTGGAGAAGGCGACCGGGCGGAGAAATTGAAACGAAGTAAAGCTTTTGCCGGCCTATTTACAATGGTGACCGGCTTAGCAATTATCCTGTTTATCACGTTGAAGCATAATTTCATGCAGACAGCCAATCTGGCTCCGCAAGAAATTAATATCCATGCTATCGGGAGCGCCTTGTTAAGTAGTGACAAATACGGTTATGTATTGCCTTTCGAAGCAGTCAGTATCCTGTTACTGGCTTGTATCATCGGTGGTATTATGATTGCACGTAAGAGATAA
- a CDS encoding 4Fe-4S binding protein — MEYKDRKYTYLGSLVHGISTLTTGMKTSIKVYFRKKVTEQYPENRKELKMFDRFRGTLSMPHNENNEHHCVACGLCQMACPNDTIKVTSKTVETEDGKKKKILASYEYDLGACMFCQLCVNACPHDAITFDQNFEHAVFDRTKLVLKLNHDGSKVIEKKKEV, encoded by the coding sequence ATGGAATATAAAGATAGAAAATATACGTACTTAGGTAGTCTGGTGCATGGCATCAGTACACTGACAACGGGTATGAAAACCAGCATCAAGGTATACTTCCGTAAGAAAGTGACCGAACAATATCCCGAAAACCGGAAAGAGCTGAAAATGTTCGACCGTTTCCGTGGTACGCTGAGTATGCCCCACAATGAGAATAATGAACATCACTGCGTAGCCTGCGGACTGTGTCAAATGGCTTGTCCGAATGACACAATCAAAGTGACAAGCAAAACCGTTGAAACAGAAGATGGAAAGAAAAAGAAAATTCTGGCATCCTATGAATATGACTTGGGTGCCTGTATGTTCTGCCAGCTTTGCGTCAATGCTTGCCCGCACGATGCCATCACGTTCGACCAAAACTTTGAGCATGCAGTTTTCGACCGGACGAAACTTGTCCTGAAATTGAATCACGATGGTAGTAAAGTTATAGAAAAGAAAAAAGAAGTTTAA
- the nuoH gene encoding NADH-quinone oxidoreductase subunit NuoH translates to MFDFSIVTNWIHELLLSIMPEGLAIFIECVAVGVCLVALYAILAIILIYMERKVCGFFQCRLGPNRVGKWGSIQVVCDVLKMMTKEIFMPKGADHFLYNLAPFMVIIASFLTFACIPFNKGAAILNFNVGVFFLLAASSIGVVGILLAGWGSNNKFSLIGAMRSGAQIISYELSAGMSIMTMVVLMGTMQFSEIVEGQANGWFIFKGHIPAIIAFITYLIAGNAECNRGPFDLPEAESELTAGYHTEYSGMGFGFFYLAEYLNLFIVASVAATIFLGGWMPLHIVGLDGFNAIMDYIPGFIWFFAKAFFVVFLLMWIKWTFPRLRIDQILNLEWKYLVPISMINLLLMACCVAFGFHF, encoded by the coding sequence ATGTTCGACTTTAGTATAGTAACAAACTGGATACATGAGCTACTGCTCTCCATTATGCCGGAGGGATTAGCGATCTTTATAGAATGTGTAGCTGTCGGTGTGTGCCTCGTAGCACTGTATGCCATTCTGGCTATCATATTGATCTACATGGAGCGTAAGGTCTGCGGCTTTTTCCAGTGTCGCCTTGGTCCGAACCGCGTTGGTAAATGGGGTTCTATCCAAGTGGTCTGCGACGTGCTCAAAATGATGACCAAGGAAATTTTCATGCCGAAGGGGGCGGACCATTTCCTCTACAATCTGGCTCCGTTCATGGTGATTATCGCTTCATTCCTGACCTTCGCTTGTATTCCTTTTAATAAAGGTGCAGCGATTCTGAACTTTAATGTGGGCGTTTTTTTCCTGTTGGCAGCTTCCAGCATTGGAGTTGTCGGCATCTTGCTGGCCGGTTGGGGTAGTAACAACAAATTCTCTTTGATCGGTGCCATGCGAAGTGGTGCACAGATCATCAGTTATGAACTTTCTGCTGGCATGAGTATCATGACAATGGTCGTGTTGATGGGAACCATGCAGTTTTCTGAAATCGTGGAAGGACAAGCCAACGGCTGGTTCATCTTCAAGGGACATATCCCTGCGATAATTGCTTTCATCACCTATCTGATTGCCGGAAATGCAGAATGTAACCGTGGTCCGTTCGACCTTCCAGAAGCGGAGAGCGAGCTGACAGCCGGGTATCATACAGAATATTCCGGTATGGGATTCGGTTTCTTCTATCTAGCAGAATACTTGAATCTGTTTATCGTAGCTAGTGTTGCCGCCACTATCTTTCTAGGAGGATGGATGCCGCTACATATCGTTGGGCTGGATGGTTTCAACGCTATAATGGATTATATTCCGGGCTTCATCTGGTTCTTCGCTAAAGCATTTTTCGTGGTATTCCTTCTGATGTGGATTAAATGGACCTTCCCGCGTTTGCGTATCGACCAGATTCTGAATCTGGAATGGAAGTATCTGGTCCCAATTTCTATGATAAACCTATTATTAATGGCATGCTGTGTAGCTTTCGGCTTCCACTTTTGA
- a CDS encoding NADH-quinone oxidoreductase subunit D, which produces MQEIQFIAPAALHDEMLRLRNEKQMDFLESLTGMDWGVPDEKDAPEKLRGLGVVYHLESTITGERIALKTATTNRGLPEIPSVSDIWKIADFYEREVFDFYGITFIGHPDMRRLYLRNDWVGYPMRKDNDPEKDNPLRMTNEETFDTTQEIELNPDGSIKNKEMKLFGEEEYIVNIGPQHPATHGVMRFRVSLEGEIIRKIDANCGYIHRGIEKMNESLTYPQTLALTDRLDYLGAHQNRHALCMCIEKAMGIEVSERVQYIRTIMDELQRIDSHLLFYSCLAMDLGALTAFFYGFRDREKILDIFEETCGGRLIMNYNTIGGVQADLHPNFVKRVKEFIPYMRGIIHEYHDIFTGNIIAQSRMKGVGVLSREDAISFGCTGGTGRASGWACDVRKRMPYGVYDKVDFKEIVYTEGDCFARYLVRMDEIMESLNIIEQLIDNIPEGPHQEKMKPIIRVPEGSYYAAVEGSRGEFGVFLESQGDKMPYRLHYRATGLPLVAAIDTICRGAKIADLIAIGGTIDYVVPDIDR; this is translated from the coding sequence ATGCAAGAAATACAATTTATAGCTCCTGCAGCGTTACACGATGAGATGCTGCGCTTGCGAAATGAAAAGCAGATGGACTTTCTTGAAAGTCTCACCGGTATGGACTGGGGAGTGCCCGATGAGAAAGATGCTCCGGAAAAACTCCGTGGTTTAGGCGTAGTCTACCATCTGGAATCGACCATTACGGGCGAACGGATAGCACTGAAAACTGCAACAACGAACCGTGGGCTGCCGGAAATTCCATCTGTCAGTGACATTTGGAAAATTGCCGATTTCTACGAACGTGAAGTGTTTGATTTTTATGGTATCACTTTCATCGGTCACCCTGATATGCGTCGTCTTTATCTGCGTAATGATTGGGTCGGTTATCCGATGCGCAAAGATAATGACCCTGAAAAAGATAACCCGTTGCGCATGACTAATGAAGAGACATTTGATACGACTCAAGAAATAGAGCTGAACCCGGACGGAAGCATCAAAAACAAAGAGATGAAGTTATTCGGTGAAGAAGAATATATAGTCAATATCGGCCCGCAACACCCTGCTACTCATGGTGTAATGCGCTTCCGTGTTTCTTTGGAAGGTGAAATTATTCGTAAGATTGATGCAAATTGCGGTTATATACACCGGGGAATCGAAAAGATGAATGAAAGTCTTACTTATCCCCAAACATTGGCTTTAACCGACCGTTTGGATTATCTGGGCGCACACCAAAACCGTCATGCATTGTGTATGTGTATTGAAAAGGCCATGGGCATTGAGGTCAGCGAACGTGTACAATACATCCGTACCATCATGGATGAATTACAACGTATCGACTCCCACTTGCTATTCTACTCTTGCCTTGCTATGGACCTGGGAGCATTGACGGCATTTTTCTACGGATTCCGTGACCGTGAGAAGATTCTCGATATTTTTGAAGAGACTTGTGGTGGACGTCTGATTATGAACTACAATACGATTGGCGGTGTACAGGCAGACCTTCATCCTAATTTCGTCAAACGGGTGAAGGAGTTCATTCCTTATATGAGAGGAATCATCCACGAATATCATGACATATTCACGGGCAATATCATCGCACAGAGCCGTATGAAAGGCGTCGGTGTATTAAGCCGTGAGGATGCCATCTCTTTCGGTTGCACCGGAGGTACGGGCCGTGCTTCAGGATGGGCGTGTGACGTACGTAAACGAATGCCCTACGGTGTGTATGACAAAGTTGATTTCAAAGAAATTGTTTATACGGAAGGTGACTGCTTTGCCCGTTACCTGGTGCGTATGGATGAGATTATGGAAAGTCTGAACATCATCGAGCAATTAATAGACAATATTCCCGAAGGGCCTCATCAAGAAAAGATGAAACCTATCATCCGTGTTCCCGAAGGTAGTTACTATGCTGCCGTAGAAGGGAGCCGTGGTGAATTTGGAGTCTTCCTTGAAAGCCAGGGTGACAAAATGCCTTATCGCCTGCACTACCGTGCCACAGGATTGCCGCTTGTTGCCGCAATAGACACCATCTGCCGGGGAGCAAAGATTGCAGACTTAATTGCCATTGGCGGAACAATCGATTATGTCGTTCCGGATATTGATAGATAA
- a CDS encoding NADH-quinone oxidoreductase subunit B, whose translation MEITKKPKIKSIPYEEFIDNESLEKLVKELNAGGANVALGVLDDFINWGRSNSLWPLTFATSCCGIEFMALGAARYDMARFGFEVARASPRQADMIMVCGTITNKMAPVLKRLYDQMPDPKYVIAVGGCAVSGGPFKKSYHVVNGVDKILPVDVYIPGCPPRPEAFYYGMMQLQRKVKIEKFFGGVNRKEKKPDYVKDEE comes from the coding sequence ATGGAAATAACCAAAAAGCCAAAAATAAAATCTATTCCGTATGAGGAGTTTATCGACAATGAATCATTGGAAAAGTTGGTCAAGGAACTTAATGCAGGAGGAGCAAATGTTGCTCTCGGAGTACTTGACGACTTTATCAACTGGGGACGCAGCAATTCACTGTGGCCGCTTACATTCGCAACCAGTTGCTGTGGTATCGAATTTATGGCACTGGGTGCCGCGCGTTACGACATGGCCCGCTTTGGGTTTGAAGTAGCACGTGCCAGCCCGCGTCAGGCCGATATGATCATGGTATGCGGAACAATAACCAATAAAATGGCTCCGGTACTGAAACGACTTTATGACCAGATGCCCGATCCGAAGTATGTGATTGCCGTAGGCGGATGCGCCGTCAGCGGAGGTCCTTTCAAGAAGTCCTACCATGTGGTGAACGGAGTGGACAAGATACTTCCGGTAGATGTATATATTCCCGGATGCCCGCCACGTCCCGAAGCATTCTACTATGGCATGATGCAGTTGCAACGCAAAGTGAAAATAGAAAAGTTTTTTGGTGGAGTAAACAGAAAAGAGAAGAAACCGGATTATGTAAAAGATGAAGAATGA
- a CDS encoding NADH-quinone oxidoreductase subunit A — MNFTFLVVVLLTALAFVGVVIALSRAISPRSYNLQKFEAYECGIPTRGKSWMQFRVGYYLFAILFLMFDVETAFLFPWAVVMHDMGPQGLMSVLFFFIILVLGLAYAWRKGALEWK, encoded by the coding sequence ATGAATTTTACATTTTTAGTTGTTGTTTTACTGACAGCACTTGCTTTTGTCGGTGTAGTAATAGCCCTTTCGCGTGCTATCTCTCCCCGTTCATACAACCTGCAAAAGTTTGAGGCTTATGAATGTGGTATACCGACACGTGGTAAATCATGGATGCAGTTCCGTGTAGGATACTATCTGTTTGCCATTCTATTTTTGATGTTCGATGTTGAAACAGCTTTTCTGTTTCCGTGGGCGGTAGTTATGCATGACATGGGACCACAGGGACTTATGAGTGTTCTCTTTTTCTTTATCATTTTAGTTCTGGGTCTTGCTTATGCCTGGAGGAAAGGAGCTTTGGAATGGAAATAA
- a CDS encoding DUF6377 domain-containing protein, with product MKRTLWFIFFLLNSLFCLYADNENDSLLKVLDKVISERLVYTQKKEADIKELKKKKAGLHSLEDVYHLNKEIIHQYETFICDSAEQYIRENIDIAKALGNKEYLLEDQLRLAFVYSLSGLFIQANDIFKSIKCPDLPDYLKALYCWNRIRYYENLIKYTDDVRFSNEYISEKEAYRDTVMSILFDQSDEYRKEKAVKLQDKGSTKEALLILTEIYHKEEPSSHGYAMMAMGLARAYRLIGNYVLEERFLMLAAMTNTKLAVKENEALLTLAVNLYHKGDIDRAYNYIKVALDDAIFYNSRFKNTVIARIHPIIENTYLIRLEKQKQNLRFYIFLTSLFVVALAITLYFTYKQTKIVSRTKRHLKAMNEELVELNKNLDEANLIKEKYVGYFMNQCAVYINKLDEYRKNVNRKIKTGQIDELYKSSSRPFEKELEGLYQNFDKAFLKLYPNFVEEFNSLLKPEERYKLEKDQLNTELRIFALIRLGITDVGQIAVFLHYSVQTIYNYKSKVKRMSTFDSNIFEEEVKKLGSLSQK from the coding sequence ATGAAACGCACACTTTGGTTTATATTTTTCCTTCTGAATTCCTTGTTTTGTCTTTATGCGGATAACGAGAATGATTCTTTGTTGAAGGTGTTGGACAAAGTGATTTCTGAACGTTTGGTATATACTCAGAAAAAAGAAGCGGATATAAAAGAATTAAAGAAAAAGAAGGCCGGTCTTCATTCGTTGGAGGATGTATATCATTTAAATAAAGAAATTATCCACCAGTATGAGACCTTTATCTGTGATTCGGCAGAACAATATATTCGTGAGAATATCGATATAGCAAAAGCACTCGGTAATAAAGAATATCTTTTGGAAGATCAACTCCGGTTGGCTTTTGTCTATTCCTTATCCGGTTTGTTTATTCAAGCTAATGATATTTTTAAGTCGATAAAATGTCCGGATTTACCCGATTATTTAAAAGCTTTGTATTGCTGGAATCGTATACGTTATTATGAAAATCTTATTAAATATACGGATGATGTACGATTTTCAAACGAATATATATCAGAAAAAGAAGCTTATCGGGATACGGTGATGAGCATCTTATTTGACCAGTCGGATGAATATAGAAAAGAAAAAGCGGTGAAGCTTCAAGATAAAGGGAGTACAAAAGAAGCTCTTCTGATTTTGACAGAGATATATCATAAAGAGGAGCCGTCCTCTCATGGATATGCTATGATGGCTATGGGGCTTGCCAGGGCTTATCGGTTGATCGGAAATTATGTATTGGAAGAAAGGTTTTTAATGCTGGCTGCTATGACAAATACAAAACTGGCTGTCAAAGAGAATGAAGCATTATTGACATTGGCCGTTAATTTGTATCATAAGGGAGATATAGACAGGGCTTATAATTATATAAAAGTTGCGTTGGATGATGCCATCTTCTATAATTCCCGTTTTAAGAATACGGTAATTGCCCGTATCCACCCGATTATTGAAAATACGTACTTGATCCGGTTGGAAAAACAAAAGCAGAACCTTCGTTTCTATATCTTTCTGACTAGCTTGTTTGTGGTAGCTCTTGCTATTACTCTGTATTTTACATATAAACAAACAAAGATTGTATCCCGGACTAAGCGGCATCTGAAAGCAATGAATGAGGAACTGGTCGAGCTGAATAAGAATCTCGACGAAGCTAATCTGATTAAAGAAAAGTATGTGGGGTATTTTATGAATCAGTGTGCTGTTTATATTAATAAACTCGATGAGTACAGGAAGAATGTGAACAGGAAAATCAAGACCGGACAGATTGATGAACTGTATAAATCATCTTCTCGTCCTTTTGAAAAGGAACTTGAAGGGCTTTATCAGAACTTTGATAAAGCGTTTCTCAAATTGTATCCTAACTTTGTGGAAGAGTTCAATTCTTTGTTGAAACCGGAGGAACGCTATAAATTGGAAAAAGACCAACTGAATACAGAATTACGCATATTTGCATTGATTCGACTAGGAATTACCGATGTTGGACAGATCGCTGTATTTTTACATTATTCTGTGCAGACCATTTATAATTATAAGAGTAAAGTGAAGAGAATGTCCACTTTTGATAGCAATATCTTTGAAGAAGAGGTAAAAAAACTTGGTTCTTTGTCTCAAAAATGA
- a CDS encoding RNA polymerase sigma-70 factor gives MSFSELYLIYYPKLVRFAKEFVMSEEDAENITQDVFTDLWEKRESMKHIENMNAYLFRLVRNKCLDYLKHKVFEQKYVENVKASSEIELNLNLQSLDRFDIYDISERVQMEKLIQDAINGLPKRCRDIFLLSRMEGLKYREISERLGISVNTVECQMGIALKKLRAKLSVTLAA, from the coding sequence ATGAGTTTTTCAGAATTGTATCTTATTTATTATCCCAAGCTAGTTCGGTTTGCAAAAGAATTTGTGATGTCGGAAGAGGATGCGGAGAACATAACACAAGATGTGTTTACAGACTTATGGGAAAAGAGAGAATCAATGAAGCATATTGAGAATATGAATGCTTATCTTTTCAGGCTTGTAAGAAACAAATGTTTGGATTATTTAAAGCATAAAGTGTTTGAGCAAAAGTATGTCGAGAATGTGAAGGCTTCTTCTGAGATTGAGTTGAATCTGAATTTACAATCTTTGGATCGTTTTGATATATATGATATATCAGAAAGAGTTCAGATGGAGAAACTGATACAGGATGCTATCAATGGTTTGCCTAAAAGATGCCGCGACATATTTTTGTTAAGCCGCATGGAAGGATTGAAGTATAGGGAAATATCCGAGCGTTTGGGCATTTCGGTAAATACAGTGGAATGCCAGATGGGAATAGCACTCAAAAAGTTGAGAGCAAAACTGAGTGTAACGTTGGCTGCATAA